TATTGGTTTAATAAATTAGTACAAAGTAGTTTATAATTAATGGCAAAAATAGAAACCGTCTATAAGATAAAATTTGAAGAGTATAAGAAAGAAATAAAAACATGACACATGATACTCGTTTTCTGTAGTTTTtttattcatataatatttattgtagTATCATTGTGATTATTGTGATAGATATATATCAAAAGCGAAGTAATCGGGTAATCCATTTCATTGGGTTGTGAATGGTTCGGTTGGTTCGGTTATTATCCTCGACCGAAGCTGAAACCAAAGTCATCGGTTAGTCTATTTCATTAACCAATCGGTTTTCAGTTAATCAATTAGGTTTACTCGGATAGATTAGTGGTTTTTGGTTTGTTTCATTTAATTTTAGTTAATAGTAAAAATCAAACTTaggctaaaacttttgcttagaaatatatgaaattgaggtataaatacatgaaatgaaagtataaatatatgaaatggagatataaaatatgaaacataTGAACAGGaagtataaaagctagaaatgtATGAAAATATAAATGATTCGGTTCGATTCAGCTAATTTTGGTTAAACGAGAGTACAAATAATTGATAACCGGTTTTTGGTTttcagttaattcagtttttggttgatttaagttgtttttggtttGGTTTAGTTTAGTTTAACGATTTAGTTATTGCTCATCGATAACCGGTTTTGGTTATTAACCAATAATAGCACGCGATTCGGCGGGAAACATAGACATTGTCACGGTGTGCATTGTTTGGTTGGTTAGACATTGTCatcgattagtctattttattaaccaattcaTTTTCAGTTAATCGGTTGGTTTATTCATTTGGATTGGCGGTTTTTTTTGTTTAATTcttttaatttcggttaatagccaaaaccaaactttggttaatattttttattagaagtacatgaaatttaggtataaatacatgaaatggatatataaatacataaaatgggggtatatatatgaaatacatgaatgaaggtataaaagctagaaatatatgaaaatatgaatggttccatttagttaattttggttaaatgagGGTAAAAAAATCGATGACCATTTTTGGTTAATTCGTGTTTTGGTAaatcagtttttggttgatttctgTTCGGAATTGGTTAACGATTCAGTTATTACTCACCTTAGACAATGTTAATCACGTAACATATcaattttataattaaaaaactacagtaatactatactcaaattaaagagaataaataccgtttatatggtgtaatttaaaaaaaatatatatattaacgtaCAAAAAAAGTTATGGCCTTTTAAAAATCGTGTGGGAGGGGGAGTAAGTTTTTTTATAAGGGGACAAATGGTAACtactaactaattatctataattttgttaaagatGAGGGATTAAAGTGTAATTTTGATGAGAGGATTAAATTGACGGTATTTAATCACTTGACATTCTGTAGCTATTAAACATTCTAGGATAATAACTAAGCATGTTGGGCTGTAATCACTTGTACACTAAGACATCAACTACTTGTATCTTTTAATCCACACGTCAATATTAATCAAGACAACTATCGAAAAGTCTACAAAAATGAGTAGGTCGTCACATtacttttagattttttttaaatattttataagATATGACAAGAATACGTAAAAGAATTATAAGGTTGTTGTGGAGGGGGAAaagtgtaactaattatctataattatgttaaaacgtagggatttaagtgtaataagatgGAAggactaaaatataattattatttaaaagaccaatttaccctcattttagggatGTATTTATAAATTAAGATGGAAAAAGTCCTTATTTGTTGAGTATCTTAAATTGCCACTTTCTCATGCATTATAAGGCCACCCGGGGCACCCCATTATGACCAAAAGACCATGCGTGGAATACCGTTAAACACCACCGCCGGTGCCGTTTATCACGCGTGGAAAAGTTTAAGCGTGGCCATGAACACGCGTTGTTATATGACCGTTGAAGAGGAGGATGACCGCCGATATGAAGGAGTTTATAAAAAAAGTGATGGATGGgtatttccactaaaatccatcatcactagtgatggaatgaagctcgatgacatggcggaacttgattggatgttgtgagtgatggaatccCATCACTAGTGGAGCGCCCCTACCcctaatatagtatagataaagaAGCTAGGAATAACAAATACAAATTCAAAGAATAATGAAACGTCAAAATTACACCACTCATTCCAGTCTAACTATTTAATTTTCGCTATGTTGAAGATCCAGAGAAAAGAACACGCTATCGTTTCCTGCAATACTATATCCACTAACATTCTGCTGTTGTTAGAAATCTGATTAACTACATCAAGATTAAATACAAGTAAAATCCAATTATAGTACATCAACATCTCTATTGATAGACTATCAAGATTAAATACAAGGAAAATCCAATTATACTACATCAATATCTCTTTCAACCTCTTGATCATCTTCTTGGTTACTcgttttagttttaaaagatcTCTGGTTGCTAAACCTTCGGCCAAATGTACTCTCCGATCCCGATCCTGACCCACGTCTATTAGTGTCCCTCCGGTCAAGTTCTTCCGATATCGCCTTTATGCTATTCTCAAAACGCCTTCTGTATGTTGGGTACCTTGATATTGACTTTGTGATCCCTTGAAGTCTTTCACAAGATATATACATTGATCAGCACAACATCAACTTGATGAAAACATATAAAAAACAAGGTGTTACGCAGACCGAACACGGGTAGAGATGGCAATTCCGACCCAAAagggccaaacgggtcaaaaggatgcGAAGTTGCCCAGTCACTTAAAAAGGTAACAAATATTGATTTTGCAATCATATTTAATGTattgagccgggggtctcactggaagcagcctctctatcccctGGGATAGAGGTAAGGCGTGCCTACATTctaccctccccagaccctatcaaTAGCTTCGCTATATGTGGGATTATACTGGGTACGGTTGTTGTTGTAATCATATTTAATGTATTAGAAAGTTAACGATAATGTTTTTTGGTCAACCTGGCCCGTTTTGGTCTCAACTAGTTTTGACCAGCTACCCAACCCGGTCTTGCCAGTTGCCACCATGACACACCACATTCGTTATTACCTTCGGGCCAATGCATCAAGCTCAGCCCGTCTAAGCTCTGATTCCGGCGGTGGGCCAATATTCGAGTTTTTCagcttctcagcatcaccactcAACATCACTAGTTTCCCCAAGTATTCGGCTTCTGAATCAGTAAGATTCTGAGCTTTAATCTGGTCTTTCATGACTAAAAGTGGATTCAAGAACCAGTCATAGAACCCATCTTTTGGCCTGTTTGCAGTATTTATCTCCGTCACATTATCCTCTAGAGTGCAAAATGAGAGCAAACAATTTTCATTATAACGAAATGTTAATAAGAACTGTTTTCAATATTGGAATTCATAACGTTTTCGTTTACCTAGTAAAATGCCGGTACTGTTGGCTTTTGCAGACCGTAAAAGCGTCTGGAAAAGACAATAAGCTGGGAGACCGATACTAATCACTCTTCCGCTAGCTTTCCCGGATTTTGCATCATCAATCTCTTTAACGGTTATTACTCCATCTAAAACCATAAATTCACCTTGTCGACGACATTCTTGAAATAAGCTATCGAGCAACTACACCATTTATTGGATCAAGTTTAGCAaattatattaatattatatGTTAGAGGTGGAAATGTTGGCGGGTTGGGTAACGGAAATAAAACAAGTAATTTTTAAATATAGTTAAAAATTACTCTTGTTGGGCAGCCGGCCCCACACTTTCTTGTGCAATTGTTAGAATTTTAaagggatattggatttaaataacctcaACTTTCAAGGTTTCACCATTTGGCCGATAACACTCCAACTTACGAATTGTACCACgtcactcccaactttcaacttattttcctttGGCACTCCCAAACTAACTGAACCCTTTCCCAGTTAGCTGACGTCAGATGCCACGTCAGTAAACAagtgccacatcatcaaaaaagccacgtcagcaaaaaaaactaactaggttagggtTCAATTAGTTTGGGAGTGCCagaggaaaataagttgaaagttgggagtggcGTGGTACAATTCGTAAGTTGGAAGTGTTATCGGTCAAATGGTGAAAGCtgaggttatttaaatccaatatctcAATTTTAAATATAGTTAACAAAGATTATAAAAATCATAATGTTGTAGCATTACTAGGGTTTTTTGACTTGTTTGACCTGGTCACAACACATTTGACTACTTTCCATTTTAGCTAAGTTTAAAATTTTACTAACATTAACACATTACTCAGATCGTAACGGCCACCTTTTATAGTATGTTTGTAAAGTAAATGGTCCGAGTAACTAACCACCAAGGGTTTCAACTCGATCATGGGGTTGGTGAAAGAACTAGACCGAGATGGTGGGTTTTTGAAGGAAACTGGTCTTGAGACTGAAGGTGTTGTTGAACCAGATTGCAAGCCCGCATTCTTTCGGTACCTAGGTCTGTTCATGTGGAAAATTAGCCAAGAAGACAGAGGTTAAGTAACAAACCGTTAAGTTATTATAGAGAGAACGGTAATTATACCTTGGAAAGCAAGATCCTTCAGGCATGTCAAGAATATCGTTGCTGTATTCATCATAGATCGACAATGCAGCTACAATATAGCAAATCCCCAGATAGAAAGATGACTCCTGTTACAGTTTGACTTTTATGGTCAAATCTATTACCTTTCATACTCAAAATTGAGATCGAATTGTCTACATTTTCAACATCCACCTTTTCAAAATGTATACTTGCATGGTCAATTTAGATTCAATATAAAGCTGTTATAATAGTTGTTGACTTTGTAGTATAAAAGAATTTTGTTTGACTTTGAAAGTCAAACAATAAGAGATGAGGATTGACCTGATATGCAACAACAGCTGCATAAAAACCAAGAAAGATTCCAGCCAACATGGACGCCAACACAGCTCCAGCAACAGCAAAAGGCCACAATAAGATTGCAAGACCTGCAAATGGCACACAGATACTTTCCAAAAACGGGCCTTCTCGGCCTATACAATCATGAAACAAGCGGTGCCACCCTTTTAGCAACATATACGGGCCTTTAAGGACTGCAATAACTGTGATCACTGGAAAGTCAACCGCAAACCCTAGCAACCCAACAACGAGCGCTATAGGAACACAAACCACCCTGCAACACCAACAACAAAACGAGCTTTTTAACATGTAATTGAGCCTAAATGACTCATTTTCTAAACATTAAAAGTTAAAACATGTCGAACCTAATTTCAATTCTACCCCCTGGAGGGTCTTGTTTCCGTAGATCATCCGTCATTGAGAAGTACGAATATAAACATACGTCCATTAAGTCTCTAACAAAGGTTAAACTCCACTTGATTGTATCCCAAACCCCGTCCTGTCAGCCACATTTTATAAGAACATGTACACATCTAAAGTCATTACGTGATATAAATTAAACACTAGTCAGATAATTAATTTTATAAGGATGGTTCTGTTCCAAAAAGCTCACGATCAAGGGCTTTTAAGAAACCACTTATTCAATATATTTATAACAAGCGGATATAGTGTTTAGGTTATCAGTTTATTGTGTTGTATtaacttaactaagttagaaagcCGTGTAATAAAAGAAATGATAAATAGTTAGAAATGAAGATTCAGACATTATAAAACGATATTATTGAAATAAGATATGATTGAAATTAACTTTTTTTCCAATTTAAGAAATAAAATACGAATTGGTGAAGCAAGAAAAGAAATGTTGGGCTCCCAGCACGTGACATAACCAGTTACTTATTTATTAGGTATAGATAAAGCTGATAGCCTCCATAGGTTAGCTTAAATAAGCAATCCTAAACACCCGTGACACAACCTGTGCCAATTTTTCTTGTTTACTTACCGTAACACAATGACGAAACTTATCGGTTTTCCCTTCACCAACAGCCTTTACAGTACCGAAAACCGGTCCAAGAAACCCATAAGCTAAGCCACCAACAATGCTACCCACAACAACACAAACAAGCCATAAAGCCAAAGGTGGTGCAACCAATATACACACCACCACTTTCATCACCGGCCCTAGTCGTTTCGCACTGCCATACAATCCAAACCAACAATATATAAtcacacatacatatacacaaaCAGCAAAAAAGCAAGACAGCCCAACAAGAAAACTAATCAAACAAAGCACCTTAAAATGCAAAAATAAGCCCAGACAGCATGTGCAGGCCAAAGCCCCAAAACAATAGCAGAATTCCCAACAGTCATAATAACACAAACTATTGGGGCAACAATAACACCTGAAAATTAAACACAGGTTAGaagggttcaaataataataagtttgaagcagaaaacaaaataaaaagctGACCTTTAAGAACACCCACAAGAAGAAGACCGATGAAATAAGGTAAAAAACAGATGAAGTTCCATAGATGCAGCAAAAACCCTCTGGGAGGATCCATTAAATATTTCTGTAAGTGTTAACAACTTGTGATCATTAGAAGAACATATAGCAGAAATGGACCAGAATGTTGAGGATTATTAGGGTTGTGATATGAAATTTCAATTGTGTGATGATGATTAGATGCGTAAAGTAGTAATGGAATCAAAAATTGGTAAAGTGTGAGGACTTTAACAATTGAAAAAAGCATAATTTCATTGAAAGAGGGCATTGCACAATAGGCAGTTGAGTAACCGTTGGGTGTCTAGACTCTAGATTTATCAACTGACAATGTTTAACTTTTTATGcttactttttctttttctttatttgGTATCATACAATTATAAAACAAACTCGGTTTTTAGGCTGGTGGGTATGGTAACGGAGGGAAGGCCGGCGACGGAGGGAAGACGGAGGGGGCGGTGTGGGAGGACTGGCgtcgcggggggggggggggggtggctCACCTGTTTGGTCCGTTGCATCCAGCACAACTCCGACGGGGAGGACGGGACGGAGGGGGGCGGCGTGGGAGGACCGTGGTGATGTGGCGGCGCCGGAGGGAGGACGGGGACCATACCGAGTGGCCTTATATAATCTCTTTTTTTTCTTGACAAATGTGCCTTATCATTTTTTTTCTTGACAAGTGTGCCTTATAAAAGTTAGTTTAACTTTAgttttagggcatgtttggctaagaccagaaggtatgggggccggcttggcccggcttggcccggcgccggacccccacaccgcccccctggcCCGGCAATCATCACAACCGGCGTGCCCAAGACGGGTGTGCCGCcccaaaattcaaaccatatagcCGTTTAACGGCtagttttttaataaaaaaaaaaaaaattcattttttccTATAAATTCAACCACTTTCAATATTATTTCCCCACTTTCAACCCAAAACACTCTCAATTTTATACCAATTTCTCcctacttttataaaaaaaaatatcctTTTACCCACAATGGCTTCTAATCCTTGGTGGCCCTCGTCTTCGGATGACGAAGAGGAGATGTTTTTCGCAAACGCTGTTCTACGGGCGGGACAGATTTTAatcgaagaggaagaggaagacgaagaggaagaggaagaaattGGTGAAAATGTTATTACCAGACGAATACGCATTAACAGAGACCGCCAAGGTTTTCATTACAAAATTTCATTGTCCTTAATTTTTTTATCTCGTACTTATATATTTTATACGACAGGAGCGCACGAGAAATTGGTGAACGATTACTTTTCGGATGAGCCACTTTACAACGCCGACATTTTTAGACGCAGGTTCCGAATGAGTCGCCGCTTATTCACAAGGATTGCCAATGATTTGGCGGGCCTAGACCCGTTTTTCACGCAACGTCCTGATGCTCGAAATTATGAAGGGTTTACAACGTTACAAAAGTGTACTGCGGCCATTCGACAACTGGCGTACGGGACAGTGGCCGACGCTTTGGACGAGTACTTACAGATGTCGGCAAGAACTACGCGGGAATGTTTGTATCGGTTTTGCCATAATGTGGTGAAACTGTATAGCAAAAAATATTTGCGGAAACCAAACGCGTATGATGTTCAACAGTTGTACCAAGCGCATGAAGCAAGGCACGGGTTTCCGGGAATGCTTGGTAGCATTGACTGTATGCATTGGGGGTGGCATAATTGCCCGACTGCGTGGCGCGGCCAATATACGCGAGGTGATCACGGCTATCCAACTGTGATACTTGAAGCTGTGGCATCACAAGATTTGTGGATATGGCATTCTTTCTTTGGTCTCCCTGGTTCACTCAACGACCTCAACGTGTTATACCAATCGGCCATCTTTACCGATGTCGTTAATGGAACGGGACCGGACACAAGTTTTACAGTTTCTGGGGTTGAGTATAGACGTGGGTATTATCTTGCTGACGGGATATATCCGTCTTGGTCTACAATTGTGAAGACTATTCCGTATCCCGAGGACGAAAAACGAAAAAAATTTGCCAAGCGTCAAGAAGCTGCAAGAAAAGACATCGAACGCGCTTTTGGTGTCTTACGAAAAAAATGGGCCATCGTTGCACAACGGGCACGTGCGTTCACCCCAAAAAGGCTGCGTCTTTGTATGTACGCTTGCATTTTGCTCCATAACATGATTATTGAAGACGAAGGTCGGGCGATTTGTGAGTATGATGAGAATGCATCTTGGGGGAACACTGTCCCGGTTGATCCCCCACaacaggatttaaactcgttcTCGCTAACAAACGACTTCACGCATGCAAACCTTCAACAAGATTTGGTAGAACATATTTGGAACAACGTTAACATTGTGGAGGGTGACGGAGCCGAAGACGAAGACGAAGACGAGTA
Above is a window of Helianthus annuus cultivar XRQ/B chromosome 14, HanXRQr2.0-SUNRISE, whole genome shotgun sequence DNA encoding:
- the LOC110904162 gene encoding uncharacterized membrane protein At3g27390-like codes for the protein MDPPRGFLLHLWNFICFLPYFIGLLLVGVLKGVIVAPIVCVIMTVGNSAIVLGLWPAHAVWAYFCILSAKRLGPVMKVVVCILVAPPLALWLVCVVVGSIVGGLAYGFLGPVFGTVKAVGEGKTDKFRHCVTDGVWDTIKWSLTFVRDLMDVCLYSYFSMTDDLRKQDPPGGRIEIRVVCVPIALVVGLLGFAVDFPVITVIAVLKGPYMLLKGWHRLFHDCIGREGPFLESICVPFAGLAILLWPFAVAGAVLASMLAGIFLGFYAAVVAYQESSFYLGICYIVAALSIYDEYSNDILDMPEGSCFPRPRYRKNAGLQSGSTTPSVSRPVSFKNPPSRSSSFTNPMIELKPLVLLDSLFQECRRQGEFMVLDGVITVKEIDDAKSGKASGRVISIGLPAYCLFQTLLRSAKANSTGILLEDNVTEINTANRPKDGFYDWFLNPLLVMKDQIKAQNLTDSEAEYLGKLVMLSGDAEKLKNSNIGPPPESELRRAELDALARRLQGITKSISRYPTYRRRFENSIKAISEELDRRDTNRRGSGSGSESTFGRRFSNQRSFKTKTSNQEDDQEVERDIDVV
- the LOC110907530 gene encoding putative nuclease HARBI1 gives rise to the protein MASNPWWPSSSDDEEEMFFANAVLRAGQILIEEEEEDEEEEEEIGENVITRRIRINRDRQGAHEKLVNDYFSDEPLYNADIFRRRFRMSRRLFTRIANDLAGLDPFFTQRPDARNYEGFTTLQKCTAAIRQLAYGTVADALDEYLQMSARTTRECLYRFCHNVVKLYSKKYLRKPNAYDVQQLYQAHEARHGFPGMLGSIDCMHWGWHNCPTAWRGQYTRGDHGYPTVILEAVASQDLWIWHSFFGLPGSLNDLNVLYQSAIFTDVVNGTGPDTSFTVSGVEYRRGYYLADGIYPSWSTIVKTIPYPEDEKRKKFAKRQEAARKDIERAFGVLRKKWAIVAQRARAFTPKRLRLCMYACILLHNMIIEDEGRAICEYDENASWGNTVPVDPPQQDLNSFSLTNDFTHANLQQDLVEHIWNNVNIVEGDGAEDEDEDE